Proteins from one Bombus pyrosoma isolate SC7728 linkage group LG16, ASM1482585v1, whole genome shotgun sequence genomic window:
- the LOC122576650 gene encoding protein Gawky isoform X2: protein MFPHNSSSHEISTETNAFVQNSMGDVVVLGKSSPIRVGEGRESENDRYCDIEFINNMMAKPNSHRENTAANDFLTVLSNQTGKFILTSRSSTCQSVASSTTKHPTKDHLLTSFSVLNIRVLSISVNLRLTGDKCAIDEGVPSLVRIPKSDRPSSGHFSLDSLDNYSLLGSCLHPGKYNNIKSNSSLLSNNNDNYKSVILLSSTSNHYFLRVEMDGGAIAMRLRTSKILILNLKEKTVEMLSWVINGISDVATITVGALSFQDNVKSNEPSGTYFASYRYSGSYTRLGPEFVKSLSKSTIGDRFRVKGENQDEFALYIPTMTTCKPTMTLTRQSASRIIGVPGSRPNYFEILWPDQMHTPHKFYGSLSNCLTEYHNDSLPEGEEKENNSSKCFGNFNEQIQCRNIGENTINDNELRRIRSQTAVYFNDEHYTQTGVFCFCGFERNYDCQNSHELIERDVSISLSCSSLLKRTKLKYQAFTGVIDGKYSSENLCDLYQSKETLFKVLQAIGFNVENIFTESLVNSKQFSLTSSTYQTAQFIDSENSNEAMKIDAIAVNLHNCNQFKKYKAAAPGSKDKRTTNGNLTVSTPVEEISSRNYPISSFSGRKEVDNANGVSRTYLIHCARNLIAASVGVSKDILQAYRTDLKHVLTLLFGQICDLDEFNLGYKKRWGIPGILRLAGGGENSLNSSGTTNWGSTQTSTTNNNNNNQSGWGGNSGNPSGSSGAPGNWTGNSVNRSVAGNPNSNQNQGPPGGQNVPGNVNKVSNPNQQSNQQSGPPTSQSSGTSQGSQNSNQWSQGKSNNPGGSSQNSSVQNNNTSAQQQQQQQQQSNSSNNNNQSNNQAQGSVNSSNTPANNNPSTKQQLEQLNTVREALFSQDGWGCNVNQDTNWDVPTSPEPSMSKDGVPIWKTPVNNGTDLWEANLRNGGQPPPQQQAKTPWGHTPATNIGGTWGEDDEGADTSNMWTGAPTSSQPNSAAGQWTTGTSNQTGMWGGSNWGDPRIDHRDPRDLRSVDPREMRDPRDHRMSLDPREHIRVMDPMARDPRMADMRGDPRGISGRLNGANADAMWGQPPGPPHHQMGHQHPSGPPTKMLNPSNINQWAAPPPKDIMPGKPSGWEEPSPPTQRRNVPNYDDGTSLWGNPAVNQRTIPGSKVSHWKDLPTPNIGRGGMQCPPGMPQNRMPAQPGMKPDVSGPMWGHPGAAGGRNGSWAEGPHDTGSWDDPKTPSTWNEAQLNPGTWGGPSAHKPKPMGPTGSWADTDMDPTPSWGHPTKPTLTKEVIWNSREFRYLCDMGYKKEDVELALRTREMNREEALELLSQVRPLDQWRRHDAHSTYDPTNQATTAPAYPRFNHVAQQMSFPPGAGVPSGNATGSVGGSVASASLLKLQQQQQQTAVPLQQQQPSSNAPQPPFNQASRAPQNQPSTQQLRMLVQQIQLAVQEGYLNHQILNQPLAPQTLILLNQLLQQIKVLQQLHQQHSVQSTMKGNGQSVLQISVQITKTKQQIANLQNQIAVQQATYMKQQQQQQQQQQQQQQHPVPPSQSSEYYKSSVHDPMSALQNSFTDLTMNKEPPVSQQQSRLNQWKLPSLDKDGELVSNEFSRAPGTTSKPAATPAGLTRSHSSPNMNPLLGQGDGTWSTRLGESGWPDPGNSDSTDGKDWQPTGAAAGAAAFTDLVPEFEPGKPWKGTQMKSIEDDPSITPGSIVRSPLSLATIKDPDAIFSSSSKTSPPPQQPTNPDTSIPSLSNSTWTFNPPATTPNAFTSSKNTWGESAPPPTAVTSELWGAPMSKVRGPPPGLSSKTTGNTSNGWAGFGTVSRSSSWGFQSSTNAAWVSTWLLLKNLTPQIDGSTLKTLCMQHGPVQDFRLYLNHGIALTKYSSRDEAIKAQGALNNCVLGNTTIFAESPADTEVHSLLQQLSHGGQQQAGATTGAGWGLRPSNKTGPPPDTWGGSSSQLWGAPPSSNSLWSSAGIDSNDQQRATPSSLNSYLPGDLLGGESM, encoded by the exons ATGTTTCCACACAATTCTAGTTCACATGAGATTTCTACAGAAACAAATGCCTTCGTACAAAATTCCATG GGGGATGTAGTAGTATTAGGGAAAAGCAGTCCGATAAGGGTTGGGGAGGGAAGAGAATCAGAGAATGATAGGTACTGTGATATCGAGTTCATAAACAACATGATGGCCAAACCTAATAGCCATCGCGAAAATACCGCCGCCAATGACTTTTTAACCGTCCTGTCGAACCAAACtg GCAAGTTTATCTTGACCAGTCGAAGCTCGACCTGCCAGTCAGTGGCGTCGTCAACCACAAAACACCCAACAAAAGATCATCTTCTAACTAGCTTTAGCGTACTAAACATTAGGGTACTAAGTATAAGCGTAAATCTAAGATTAACAGGAGATAAGTGCGCAATCGATGAAGGGGTACCTAGCCTAGTTAGGATACCCAAGTCTGATCGCCCCTCGTCAGGCCACTTTTCTCTCGACTCTCTTGACAATTACTCCTTACTAGGATCCTGCCTTCATCCGGgcaaatacaataatattaagtcTAATTCTAGCCTCCtaagtaataataacgataactACAAGTCTGTGATATTGCTCAGCTCAACCAGTAACCATTATTTCCTCCGCGTTGAAATGGACGGTGGTGCGATTGCAATGAGACTAAGAAcctcaaaaatattaattttgaacttAAAAGAAAAGACGGTGGAGATGTTGTCCTGGGTAATTAATGGTATTAGTGACGTGGCAACAATTACTGTTGGTGCTCTTTCATTTCAGGATAATGTTAAGTCTAACGAGCCTTCGGGCACTTATTTCGCGAGCTATAGGTACTCAGGGTCGTATACGCGTCTTGGCCCTGAGTTTGTTAAGTCTCTTTCTAAGTCTACTATAGGGGATAGGTTTAGGGTTAAGGGGGAGAACCAAGACGAGTTCGCTCTCTACATTCCTACTATGACTACCTGCAAGCCTACGATGACGCTTACACGCCAATCTGCATCCCGAATAATCGGTGTACCTGGATCTCGGCCGAACTACTTCGAGATATTATGGCCCGACCAAATGCACACTCCTCACAAATTTTATGGCAGTTTATCAAACTGTTTAACGGAATATCACAATGATTCTCTTccagaaggagaagaaaaagaaaataattcttcgaaatgtttcggtaattttaacgaacaaatacaatgcCGAAACATTGGTGAAAATACGATTAACGATAACGAACTAAGAAGGATCAGATCTCAAACTGCTGTCTATTTCAATGACGAACATTATACTCAGACAGGAGTATTTTGTTTTTGCGGTTTTGAGAGAAACTACGATTGCCAAAATTCGCACGAGTTGATAGAAAGAGATGTTTCTATTAGTTTGTCGTGCTCTAGTTTACTTAAACGAACGAAGCTGAAGTATCAAGCTTTCACTGGTGTgatcgatggaaaatattcttcaGAAAATCTCTGTGATTTGTATCAATCTAAAGAGACGTTATTCAAAGTACTCCAAGCTATCGGATTTAATGTTGAGAACATTTTCACAGAAAGTCTGGTAAATTCTAAGCAATTCAGTCTGACCAGTTCGACGTATCAAACTGCCCAGTTCATTGACAGTGAGAATTCTAATGAAGCAATGAAGATCGATGCCATTGCAGTAAACTTACATAATTGCAatcagtttaaaaaatataaagctgCTGCTCCTGGTTCAAAGGATAAACGAACcacaaatggaaatttaacTGTTTCTACTCCAGTGGAAGAAATATCCTCTAGAAATTATCCAATTTCTAGTTTCTCGGGGAGAAAGGAAGTCGACAACGCAAATGGCGTGAGTCGAACTTATCTTATTCATTGTGCAAGGAATCTCATAGCAGCGTCCGTTGGAGTTTCCAAAGACATCTTACAAGCTTACAGAACTGATCTTAAGCACGTGTTAACGCTCCTTTTTGGACAGATTTGCGATCTTGATGAATTCAATTTGGGGTATAAGAAAAGGTGGGGAATTCCTGGAATTTTGAGATTGGCTGGCGGGGGTGAAAATTCATTGAATAGCAGTGGAACTACAAATTGGGGCTCTACACAAACTAGTACTAcaaataacaacaacaacaaccaATCGGGTTGGGGAGGAAACTCTGGGAATCCTTCCGGAAGTAGCGGAGCACCTGGTAATTGGACTGGAAACAGTGTAAACAGGTCCGTTGCTGGAAATCCAAATTCAAATCAAAATCAGGGACCTCCAGGTGGACAAAATGTCCCAG GTAACGTGAATAAAGTGAGCAATCCAAATCAACAATCAAATCAACAATCAGGTCCACCCACTTCTCAATCAAGTGGCACAAGTCAGGGTAGTCAAAACAGCAACCAATGGTCACAGGGAAAATCTAATAATCCTGGAGGATCAAGTCAGAACTCTTctgttcaaaataataatacttcagcccaacaacagcaacaacagcagcaacagtCGAATTCcagtaacaataataatcaGTCAAACAATCAGGCTCAGGGATCTGTTAACAGTAGTAATACACCTGCAAACAATAATCCTTCAACAAAGCAACAATTAGAACAGTTAAATACAGTGAGGGAAGCACTTTTTAGTCAAGATGGTTGGGGTTGT AATGTGAATCAGGACACAAACTGGGATGTCCCAACATCTCCAGAACCTAGTATGTCAAAAGATGGAGTTCCAATCTGGAAGACACCGGTAAACAATGGCACAGATTTATGGGAAGCTAATCTCAGAAATGGTGGTCAACCTCCACCTCAGCAACAAGCTAAAACACCTTGGGGTCATACACCAGCAACAAACATTGGTGGAACTTGGGGTGAAGATGATGAAGGTGCAGATACATCTAATATGTGGACTGGTGCCCCCACATCTTCCCAACCAAATTCTGCAGCTGGCCAATGGACGACTGGTACCAGTAACCAAACTGGTATGTGGGGAg GATCCAACTGGGGTGATCCAAGGATCGATCATCGAGATCCTAGAGATCTCCGTTCTGTTGATCCTAGAGAGATGCGAGATCCCCGTGACCACAGAATGTCTTTGGATCCTCGAGAACACATACGTGTGATGGATCCAATGGCTCGTGATCCTAGGATGGCAGACATGCGTGGGGATCCCCGCGGGATTTCTGGAAGGTTAAACGGTGCCAATGCGGATGCAATGTGGGGTCAACCACCAGGTCCTCCACATCACCAAATGGGACATCAACATCCTTCAGGCCCTCCAACAAAGATGTTAAATCCTTCCAATATAAATCAATGGGCTGCACCACCACCAAAGGATATTATGCCAGGAAAACCATCAGGTTGGGAAGAACCTTCTCCACCAACACAAAGAAGGAATGTTCCAAACTATGACGATGGCACAAGTTTATGGGGAAATCCTGCAGTTAATCAGAGGACCATACCTGGTAGTAAGGTTTCTCATTGGAAGGACCTTCCAACACCAAATATAGGGAGAGGAG GAATGCAATGTCCTCCGGGCATGCCACAGAATAGAATGCCAGCTCAACCTGGAATGAAACCAGATGTTAGTGGACCAATGTGGGGACATCCTGGTGCTGCTGGTGGACGAAATGGTAGTTGGGCTGAAGGACCACATGATACAGGTTCATGGGATGATCCAAAAACACCAAGTACCTGGAACGAAGCTCAATTAAATCCTGGCACTTGGGGTGGACCCAGTGCGCACAAACCTAAACCAATGGGGCCCACTGGAAGCTGGGCTGATACTGATATGGATCCTACTCCTAGTTGGGGTCATCCTACGAAACCAACTCTTACAAAGGAAGTTATATGGAATAGCAGGGAATTTAGATATCTTTGTGACATGGGATACAAA aAAGAGGACGTTGAATTGGCACTGAGAACTCGTGAAATGAATAGAGAGGAAGCTTTGGAACTTCTAAGTCAAGTGCGGCCTTTAGACCAATGGAGAAGACATGACGCACACTCCACTTACGATCCGACAAATCAAGCTACAACTGCGCCAGCATATCCTAGATTTAATCACGTCGCACAGCAAATGTCTTTTCCTCCG gGTGCTGGAGTGCCAAGTGGAAATGCAACTGGTAGTGTGGGAGGATCGGTTGCTAGTGCaagtttattgaaattacaacaacaacagcaacaaacTGCTGTTCCAttacaacaacaacaaccTAGTAGTAATGCACCTCAACCACCTTTCAATCAG gCTTCCAGAGCTCCTCAGAATCAACCCAGTACTCAACAACTGCGTATGTTAGTACAACAGATTCAGCTAGCCGTCCAGGAAGGTTACTTAAAccatcaaattttaaatcaacCACTTGCACCTCAAACTCTAATACTTTTGAACCAACTATTACAACAAATCAAAGTCTTACAACAGCTTCATCAACAACATTCTGTGCAAAGTACAATGAAGGGCAATGGCCAATCTGTTCTTCAGATCAGtgtacaaattacaaaaacaaaaCAGCAAATAGCAAACCTTCAAAACCAAATTGCTGTGCAACAAGCTACTTACATGaagcaacaacagcagcagcagcagcagcaacaacagcagcagcaacacCCTGTGCCACCATCTCAAAGCTCAGAATACTATAAGAGCTCAGTACATGATCCTATGTCAGCTTTGCAAAATAGTTTCACAGATTTGACAATGAATAAGGAACCTCCTGTT agTCAGCAACAGTCAAGACTGAATCAGTGGAAGTTACCTTCTTTGGACAAAGATGGAGAGTTAGTTTCGAACGAGTTCTCGAGAGCACCAGGAACAACCAGTAAGCCAGCAGCTACACCGGCTGGTTTAACACGATCACACAGTAGTCCTAACATGAATCCTTTGTTGGGTCAAGGAGATGGTACATGGTCCACCAGACTTGGAGAGAGTGGATGGCCAGACCCAGGTAACTCGGATTCCACTGATGGAAAGGATTGGCAACCAACTGGTGCAGCTGCTGGTGCTGCTGCTTTCACCGATCTTGTACCTGAATTTGAACCTGGCAAGCCATGGAAG gGTACCCAGATGAAGAGCATCGAGGATGATCCAAGCATTACTCCAGGCTCTATCGTTCGTTCACCGCTTTCTTTAGCAACGATCAAAGATCCAGATGCCATTTTTTCTTCAAGTAGTAAGACTTCGCCGCCACCACAACAACCTACCAATCCTGATACATCAATACCAAGTTTAAGTAATTCTACTTGGACGTTCAATCCACCTGCTACTACTCCAAACGCATTTACTAG ctCGAAGAACACTTGGGGTGAATCTGCTCCACCGCCGACTGCGGTTACTTCAGAGCTCTGGGGAGCACCAATGAGTAAGGTTCGTGGCCCTCCACCAGGCTTGAGCAGCAAAACTACGGGAAATACGAGCAATGGCTGGGCAGGTTTTGGCACCGTCAGCAGATCCAGTTCATGGGGCTTTCAATCGAGCACAAATGCTGCCTGGGTTTCTACCTGGTTACTACTTAAGAATCTGACGCCTCAAATCGATGGTTCTACTTTGAAAACCCTCTGCATGCAACACGGTCCTGTTCAAGACTTCCGATTATACCTTAATCATGGAATTGCTTTAACCAAATATTCATCAAGAGATGAGGCTATTAAG GCACAAGGTGCTCTGAACAATTGCGTCCTGGGCAACACAACAATTTTCGCAGAATCTCCAGCCGATACCGAGGTGCACAGCTTGTTGCAACAACTTAGTCATGGAGGTCAACAACAAGCTGGAGCTACTACAGGAGCAGGTTGGGGCTTGCGACCATCGAACAAAACTGGTCCACCACCAGACACATGGGGCGGTAGTTCCAGCCAATTATGGGGTGCTCCACCGAGTAGCAATTCTCTTTGGAGCAGCGCTGGCATTGACAGCAATGATCAACAACGTGCTACGCCCAGTTCTCTGAACTCGTACTTACCCGGAGACCTTCTGGGAGGTGAGTCGATGTAG